In Cryptococcus neoformans var. grubii H99 chromosome 9, complete sequence, a genomic segment contains:
- a CDS encoding haloacid dehalogenase, type II: MPSVVFDVVGTCFSYDNGAEALQARLGPKLAKYGIPSKLLFYSWVCSTERDYSYLSQINQYKTFFSILSNTLTRVLFQAGVPVEALDNFFTAEDVDYIMNEYKKLKARPGLAEMMRTLRNGGFEVWCCSDANVDRVKGYFDNAGVEMPLDHILSADMVNAGKPEAAVYKFAREKAGSDQPGEVSVFAASHAWDCAAAKAAGFLTAYTTTYEYDACEVIFGKSDLVAPDLVSLGKGIVEKWGKK, encoded by the exons ATGCCTTCTGTTGTTT TCGACGTTGTGGGAACATGTT TCTCTTACGACAACGGTGCTGAAGCTCTCCAGGCTCGTCTCGGTCCCAAACTCGCCAAATACGGCATTCCCTCCAAGCTCTTATTCTACTCCTGGGTCTGCTCTACTGAGCGTGACTATTCATACCTTTCCCAGATCAATCAATACaaaaccttcttctccattctttccaACACTCTCACACGAGTTCTCTTCCAGGCTGGCGTCCCCGTTGAAGCTCTTGACAACTTTTTCACGGCCGAAGATGTTGACTACATCATGAACGAATACAAGAAACTCAAGGCCAGACCTGGATTGGCCGAGATGATGCGAACTTTGAGAAATGGAGGTTTTGAGGTCTGGTGTTGTTCCGATGCCAATGTCGACCGGGTCAAGGGCTACTTTGACAACGCTGGTGTCGAGATGCCTCTTGACCACATTCTCTCAGCAGACATGGTCAATGCTGGTAAGCCAGAAGCTGCTGTTTACAAGTTTGCTCGGGAAAAAGCTGGTTCTGATCAACCGGGAGAAGTTTCTGTCTTTGCTG CTTCTCATGCTTGGGACTGTGCTGCGGCCAAGGCCGCTGGTTTCCTCACTGCCTATACCACTACTTACGAGTACGATGCATGCGAGGTCATCTTCGGGAAGTCTGATTTGGTTGCCCCTGATCTTGTCTCCTTAGGCAAGGGTATCGTTGAGAAGTGGGGTAAGAAATAG
- a CDS encoding 4-aminobutyrate transaminase, producing the protein MPSFESAASHIAPLPSASKPLPLTTSTEGLQALADKHITKGLGRLRDHVFKEGKGLRVLTTENQKLLDFTSGIGVTSLGHAHPDVTAAIISQAQSIIHVQCAIGLSEPYVQLVESLLTMMPDPSLDSFFFWNSGSEAIEAAIKVSRTKTKRNNIVVMQGGYHGRTSGAAALTRSKTSFFRGTGPLMPCVYTTPFPYWHAMGLPKDTPEDVLIEQAILGVENLLQQQTAPEDTAAIFLEPVIGEGGYIPAPTAYVKHLRKLCDKYGIMLVIDEIQTGFGRTGKTFAIEHTGVTPDIMVYAKGFANGMPISGIVTRKEIMDVMAPGSLGGTYSGNVVACAAALATTQYMRTHDILGNVQARSEQLFRGLREIQEDEANGGWMIEEVRGKGLMIALEFKDPNSKLTSSHNRGDITLPGNLNKLVQDACYDRGLLVLTTSIYPVLRLIPALVLNEEEVDEALKIMKESVKEVARAIEGKQ; encoded by the exons ATGCCTTCCTTCGAGTCTGCTGCTTCTCACATTGCTCCCCTCCCTTCGGCATCAAAGCCTCTACCCTTGACCACCTCTACCGAGGGCCTTCAGGCTCTCGCTGACAAGCACATCACCAAGGGACTTGGTCGACTCCGAGACCATGTTTTCAAAGAGGGCAAAGGTCTTCGAGTTCTTACAACC GAAAACCAAAAACTCCTCGACTTCACATCAGGTATTGGAGTCACTTCACTGGGCCATGCTCATCCCGACGTTACCGCCGCCATTATATCTCAAGCACAATCCATCATCCATGTCCAATGCGCTATTGGTCTCTCAGAGCCATACGTACAACTGGTCGAGTCATTGCTGACTATGATGCCCGACCCAAGCTTGgacagcttcttcttctggaaTTCTGGATCTGAGGCAATTGAGGCCGCCATAAAGGTCTCCAGGAccaagacgaagaggaataACATTGTGGTAATGCAGGGTGGTTACCATG GGCGAACTTCTGGTGCAGCCGCCTTGACTCGATCCAAGACTTCTTTCTTCAGGGGTACTGGGCCTTTGATG CCATGCGTCTACACCACTCCTTTCCCTTACTGGCACGCTATGGGTCTTCCCAAAGACACTCCTGAGGATGTCCTCATTGAACAAGCCATTTTGGGAGTCGAAAACTTGCTTCAACAGCAGACCGCTCCCGAAGACACTGCCGCCATCTTCCTAGAGCCTGTCATCGGCGAGGGTGGATACATTCCTGCTCCCACCGCTTATGTTAAGCACCTACGAAAGCTCTGTGACAAGTATGGTATCATGCTCGTGATTG ATGAGATCCAAACCGGGTTCGGACGTACAGGAAAGACATTTGCCATCGAGCACACTGGTGTCACACCTGACATCATGGTCTACGCCAAGGGTTTCGCCAACGGAATGCCTATCTCTGGTATCGTTACCAGAAAGGAGATCATGGATGTTATGGCTCCTGGTTCCTTG GGCGGTACTTACTCTGGTAACGTGGTCGCATGTGCTGCCGCTCTCGCCACTACTCAATACATGCGTACTCATGATATCCTTGGCAACGTTCAAGCTCGATCCGAGCAGCTCTTCAGGGGCCTCCGCGAGATCCAAGAGGACGAGGCCAACGGTGGCTGGATGATTGAGGAAGTTCGAGGCAAGGGT CTCATGATTGCCCTTGAGTTCAAAGACCCTAACTCTAAGCTCACCTCATCCCATAACCGCGGCGATATCACTCTTCCTGGTAACCTTAACAAGCTCGTCCAGGACGCTTGTTACGACCGAGGACTGCTCGTCCTCACTACCAGTATCTACCCTGTCCTCCGATTGATCCCGGCTTTGGTTCtgaatgaagaggaagtggatgagGCTTTGAAGATCATGAAGGAGTCAGTGAAGGAGGTTGCTAGGGCCATCGAGGGAAAGCAATAG